The Candidatus Methylomirabilis tolerans genomic sequence GCTCCGCAGATCTCAGCTCATAACTTGCCGGCCCTAATCTGCCCGTCACCTTTGAAACACAAAGGGCCCCCCGGATCATACCGGGAGGCCCCTATCGTCCTGAGCGGCTACTCGCTGTCGCGCCTTATCCCGCCTTCGGAAGGGCTGTTCCGCACTTCTCGCAGACTTTCATCATGCGACCGCGCGGGTTAAAGACCATACTCCAGATCAGATCGCCGCCGCACGCACACTGACCGGCCGTCTTCCGGACCTGGCCCTTCGAGCGGCTGGCAAGCTTTGCGCCTTGTGGTTTCTCCGCCATGTCGACTTCTCCCTCCTTTCACAACAGTATATAATAATGCCTTCCCTTCGCCGAACCCGTATACGCAAACCGCCAGCGTACCACAATTGCCGGTGCACACCCATACGTAGCGCGCAATAAATACATCGAACTGGGTGTAATAGCGGTACCGAAGGAAGAGCATAGTGAGCTAGCAGCTTCGGTGGACCATGGCGGTTCGAAGAGAAATTCTACGCATTATCAAGGAGTTGTCAAGAAATATTAGTAGAGTTATTGGCCCTCATTCCAATGGAGAGAGTCGGAACAGACGGCGGGCGTTCTCGGTGGTGAGACGACCGAGCTCGGGAAGCGACATATTCAGGAGTCTGGCAACCTCTTGGGCCGTGCGCAGGAGATGGGCCGGCTCGTTGCGTTGGCCACGAAAAGCTTGGGGCGGCAGGTAGGGGTAGCAGGAAATAACGGTGGAGGATTTTCGGAACGCTGAAGACGATACGTTAGACTGAAGCCGATCATATGAATATCTGTATCATACTTCCCGTTGGCGTTGTTTGAAGGATTAAATGGATCAGTAACCGTATTGTTTTTACTCCTCCCCTCCAGCAATTGATAACCATATGCTAGGTCGATTCTCGTGTTCTTATATTTTATATTTGTTCCAACGGTGAAAAGGTGTGTAGGCGCATCTGGGACAACAGGGTCAAACGTCTTATCAGGTACTGGATCTCCTCCATAGAGGTAGCCGGCAAGCAATGCAACCGTGTCATTCAGTTGATATTTTGCCCCAAGATTTGCAGAGTACACATCATGCCAGTTTTTTTTTGTAATGGACGTGGTACTGCCTAAAACAGGTTTATCTAGGTTTATCCTTAATTCTTTAAATGATGACCAGCCTTCCCATCTCATACCAGTTTCTAGTGTCAGTCGATTAAAACCTTTGTAGGCGACGCCTGCTTGGACTACTCGTGGAAGCGTAATATGTGAATTACCGGGAGTATTTGGAAATATAGCTCCGAGTGAGGGGCTGGGAAGGGCAAAGGTGGCATCACCATCAATGCCAACCTTGATTTCGCTTCGGTATGAGGCGCCGAACGAAATATCTTTATTGATGTCATACAGGATTCCAAAATTATACCCTACACCATTTCCATCACCCTTAAATTTTTGTCTACCGTCAGGAAGGCCAGCAGGAAGGCCAAGGCCAGGGACCGCGCTCGCCAAGCCCGATAGGTTAAGTCTCTTTTTTAACGTTGTGTCAAGGAGAAGGAAATCCACTCCTGCGGCAAATGTAAAATCAGGTGTTACCTTGTATGACACTACAGGATTGAAATTGAAAGTTTTCAATTCTGAGTCGGTTGCTATGTATCTTCCTTCCCAACTATTACCCCAGTCAATCCCTAATCCGAAAGGACTAAAGATGCCCAAACCTGCGCTGATCTTATCATTGAATTTATACGTAACAAAAATAGTGGGTGGATAAAATACCCGATTTTCTGTTCCAGATGAATTTCCCGTTGCAGCACTTTCAAATTCCTGCGAAGGGAAGAGTAAGGTTGTTCCTAGTTCAATTTGTGTTCCTTCGAGTTTATTAATCAATGCGGGATTGAAGAAAATCGCCGAGGGGTCATCTGCGTGCGCAATTACAGCATCTGCCTGACCTAAAGCCGATGCGCCCTGCGTATAGACTGCAAAGCCAGAGCCATAAACATTTGAGGTAGTACAAAAGACAAAGAATATAGTTATATAAGCAGCTATTCCTCTCCACAATACTTTTTGATTCATAGTAGAACGCGCTCTCTTATCGTCCGTCTTCGTTTTCATGTTGGGAGTCAATCTCATTCTTAGTGACAATGCGCAACGGCCTCCGATGTCTCTCACGTTGCGTTCTCGCATCATCGTGCATCTCGGGGTAAACTATAAAATCTTGAACCTCTTCATTGTGACTATGGTGAAATAAATTATCCATGTATTTGAAGTATTGATCAGTATATTGTGTATTCAAAATCCATAGAGTATATATTTTTTCATCGGGTACGGACTGGCTTTGCGCATAGCTAATAGGATACAATAGTATAGGGATTTCATCCTGCCGCTCATAATATTTTGATAGCATGGAGAGGCAGATATAAATTGTATTAATGGGAAGATCGTTAGCGTCCAGGATAATAACGTGGAAACAATTCGTCAGGTTAGACAGGTTTAAGCCGATATCAGAAACGTTTACCACTATAACTGCCTTTAGAGCATCATTTTTTTTCAAAGAAAAAAGAAGCCTTTCCCTTTTGAAACCAAGCCTGTTAAATTCCTTACTGAGATTATCATTATCAATCATATCCGGCGTTAAATCCAGGGCTTGAAGCATCAAGCCTCCGGATTCATATTCATAAAAATTTTCCAGTTCTAAAAGGTCTTCGGGCTGGGTTTTTGTTAATGTCATTGCCTCCGGTAAACTAGTCGGTTGTGTGCCAGTTCTTGCAAAACAGAAATAGACAAAGGAATCAACAGAACAAGCCTTTGGAGTATTGATTTCTCGGGCACACCCTCCAAAAACACGCATAGGAAACTTATTATCTGGTCTGAAATAACAACCGATAAAATTCATGTGTGTTGAATAGAGACGGTGAAAATCGTTTATATAACGTTCAACCTGTCTCAGCACAACAAGTCCGGTATTGCCATGTTCTGCTCTGAGGGAGGCATGGTGGTGAATTAGCCATGTATCTTCATAAAAACGGATTATAGATATATGCGCTTGAATTATGCCTTTGTCTTGACATACAAAATGCCTGGCTATATGGGGATTTTCGACATAAAGCTTCTCATAAGTTTCTTTAAATCTTTCCTTGTCAGCGCACATAAGGGCATATTTTTTAGGATAGATAAAACCTGTCTCGAAAAAGAACCTCCACAGCGCATCCATATCCACCCTATTGCAAACGTAGGCCTTTTTATTTACCGCCTGATGCAAATAACTCGAAAGTCTTACCTGTTCCTGGATATCCATATCTAAGATGGTCATTCCGCACTTCGCGAGAGTTTTGTCATCATTGGCTTTATAAACATTTCTATTAACAACCTGGGATTTGCATCTGATTTTAAAATCATGTGCTAATTCTATGTACAGTTCCGGGATAATCATTCCGGCTAAAAGCACAGCATTGTCCATATCTTCCTCAACAGAAAAACCAGAACCTGTCAGATCTTCAACTTCCATATTGATAAGTTTCTGAGTAAAAGGATGTGTAAAGCTAATATTTGGTGAGGGGGACAATTTGTGTCGAGAGCTTCGAAATTCTTTTGTCTTAAATCTGCGTATCTGATCGTTTACAGGTTTTAATACAAAGGCGCTCTTTTTTTGGCCATATGTTTGTCGGATTATCCTGCATTCTCCTGAATAAAGTACATCCTGGTTATTTTTGAATGTAACATAGACTGTATCTTCAGGATTAACCCAATGAAATGGTTGGGACGGCTCAGTTGATACTTCTATACAGAACGAGACAGCGCTAAAGTTCAAAAGAGATCCGTAAAATATTATACCGTTTTGAATGAAATCAACTTTAATACCCTTGCATAAATGCCTTCTTACCTTGCGGTAGCTAAGTTCGTAACAAATTTCAGGAAGGCTGAAACTAATTCCTTCCTCACTTATTTCCTTTAAGGCAGCTTCAACAAGAATAAGCGCTAGATCATCTGTCAGTAGAAAATTTAGAAATTTGTAAGCACTCAATTTCTGTTTTAGTCCTGCTGGTTCAACCCACAAACATTCCAGACTATTTTCAAGACATGGCTGTGGCGTGACTTGAAGAGATAGGACGGTATCATATTTTAGATGTTTGAAATTTATAAGTATTGTGCCAGTTTGAAAATTAATATGGTTCAGAATGTTTCTTAGGCGTTTTCTGGAGATCTTCTTTCTTTCTTCCAGTCCGTTATCTAGGCCGGCGTAGTGGGAAAACTTAGCAATTCTTTGGAGTCTATCCATTGCCCACCCTCTGATCAGAGCCGATTGGTTGTCAACGGCGAGCTAATCAAGAAATGTCCGCTTCCACAACCTTATGTTGACCCTTGGCTGCAGTGTGATACGCTCGCCAAGCAGCAAAGGTCTTGCCTTGATCTTGTCTCGTTCGGCGAGGATGCCCTCCCGCTCCCCGCTGCGCTCCTGATGGGGCGTGACTATTCCAATCCGCATGTGAAGATGCTAGTGATTGTAGCAGTGAAAGAACGACTCAAAACACGCCCGCGCCGCTTCGAGGGTGGCGAAGGCCTCGGGCTAGGCGTGGTGGGTCTTGACTGTGGAAAACAGCGACTCGATGTAGGGGTTGTCGTTCGGCATCCTCGGCCGTGCAAAGAGCCGGGCCACGCTAAGGTCTTGGAAGAAAATCCAGCATCGCCCGCGAGCGCATCTGGGTCAGGGAGCGAGAACGGCATCTGCGCCGCCGGCAGCCCTTCGGCCGGCAGGGCCGC encodes the following:
- a CDS encoding outer membrane protein transport protein encodes the protein MNQKVLWRGIAAYITIFFVFCTTSNVYGSGFAVYTQGASALGQADAVIAHADDPSAIFFNPALINKLEGTQIELGTTLLFPSQEFESAATGNSSGTENRVFYPPTIFVTYKFNDKISAGLGIFSPFGLGIDWGNSWEGRYIATDSELKTFNFNPVVSYKVTPDFTFAAGVDFLLLDTTLKKRLNLSGLASAVPGLGLPAGLPDGRQKFKGDGNGVGYNFGILYDINKDISFGASYRSEIKVGIDGDATFALPSPSLGAIFPNTPGNSHITLPRVVQAGVAYKGFNRLTLETGMRWEGWSSFKELRINLDKPVLGSTTSITKKNWHDVYSANLGAKYQLNDTVALLAGYLYGGDPVPDKTFDPVVPDAPTHLFTVGTNIKYKNTRIDLAYGYQLLEGRSKNNTVTDPFNPSNNANGKYDTDIHMIGFSLTYRLQRSENPPPLFPATPTCRPKLFVANATSRPISCARPKRLPDS
- a CDS encoding PilZ domain-containing protein, which codes for MDRLQRIAKFSHYAGLDNGLEERKKISRKRLRNILNHINFQTGTILINFKHLKYDTVLSLQVTPQPCLENSLECLWVEPAGLKQKLSAYKFLNFLLTDDLALILVEAALKEISEEGISFSLPEICYELSYRKVRRHLCKGIKVDFIQNGIIFYGSLLNFSAVSFCIEVSTEPSQPFHWVNPEDTVYVTFKNNQDVLYSGECRIIRQTYGQKKSAFVLKPVNDQIRRFKTKEFRSSRHKLSPSPNISFTHPFTQKLINMEVEDLTGSGFSVEEDMDNAVLLAGMIIPELYIELAHDFKIRCKSQVVNRNVYKANDDKTLAKCGMTILDMDIQEQVRLSSYLHQAVNKKAYVCNRVDMDALWRFFFETGFIYPKKYALMCADKERFKETYEKLYVENPHIARHFVCQDKGIIQAHISIIRFYEDTWLIHHHASLRAEHGNTGLVVLRQVERYINDFHRLYSTHMNFIGCYFRPDNKFPMRVFGGCAREINTPKACSVDSFVYFCFARTGTQPTSLPEAMTLTKTQPEDLLELENFYEYESGGLMLQALDLTPDMIDNDNLSKEFNRLGFKRERLLFSLKKNDALKAVIVVNVSDIGLNLSNLTNCFHVIILDANDLPINTIYICLSMLSKYYERQDEIPILLYPISYAQSQSVPDEKIYTLWILNTQYTDQYFKYMDNLFHHSHNEEVQDFIVYPEMHDDARTQRERHRRPLRIVTKNEIDSQHENEDGR